In Xyrauchen texanus isolate HMW12.3.18 chromosome 13, RBS_HiC_50CHRs, whole genome shotgun sequence, a single genomic region encodes these proteins:
- the LOC127654309 gene encoding R-spondin-2-like isoform X1 yields MSRNLLFVQMHWQLLAVLSLFCQTLILTLAARKRSDSWRQDCKSCLECSKENGCLRCSERLFLFLNRDGMSHHGSCLHSCPSGHFGLRGKDVNRCMKCKAPECERCFNKDFCIKCKGGHLLFKGKCFKNCPEGTFPQSTDCVEECMFSLIGFWGEWSSCQHNGLSCGVRWGQQNRTRILSSKTQEETETLCPPQTESRKCRMRKRCPKDKRKNERREERRKAQKNFSNRTITDPPWGT; encoded by the exons ATGTCACGCAACCTGTTGTTTGTCCAGATGCATTGGCAACTCTTGGCTGTCCTCTCCCTGTTTTGTCAGACGCTTATACTGACGCTAGCTGCAAGAAAACGAAGTG ACAGCTGGCGACAGGACTGCAAGAGCTGTCTGGAGTGTTCGAAGGAAAACGGTTGCCTGCGCTGCTCTGAACGGCTCTTCCTCTTCCTCAACAGAGATGGCATGAGTCACCACGGCTCTTGTCTGCACTCCTGTCCCTCTGGACATTTCGGCCTCCGAGGGAAAGACGTCAACCGCTGTATGA AATGCAAAGCTCCAGAGTGTGAAAGGTGTTTCAACAAAGACTTTTGCATCAAATGTAAAGGAGGACATCTGCTCTTCAAAGGCAAATGCTTCAAAAACTGCCCTGAAGGCACATTTCCCCAGTCCACAGACTGTGTTG AAGAATGCATGTTCAGTCTCATTGGTTTCTGGGGTGAATGGAGCTCTTGTCAACACAATGGCCTGAGCTGTGGTGTCAGATGGGGGCAACAGAACAGGACGCGCATTCTGTCCAGTAAAACGCAGGAAGAGACAGAGACACTGTGTCCACCTCAGACTGAGAGCAGAAAGTGCCGCATGAGGAAGAGATGCCCGAAAG ATAAAAGGAAAAATGAAAGGAGAGAAGAAAGAAGAAAGGCACAGAAAAATTTCAGTAACAGAACCATCACGGACCCACCATGGGGAACGTAA
- the LOC127654309 gene encoding R-spondin-2-like isoform X2: MSRNLLFVQMHWQLLAVLSLFCQTLILTLAARKRSDSWRQDCKSCLECSKENGCLRCSERLFLFLNRDGMSHHGSCLHSCPSGHFGLRGKDVNRCMKCKAPECERCFNKDFCIKCKGGHLLFKGKCFKNCPEGTFPQSTDCVECMFSLIGFWGEWSSCQHNGLSCGVRWGQQNRTRILSSKTQEETETLCPPQTESRKCRMRKRCPKDKRKNERREERRKAQKNFSNRTITDPPWGT; this comes from the exons ATGTCACGCAACCTGTTGTTTGTCCAGATGCATTGGCAACTCTTGGCTGTCCTCTCCCTGTTTTGTCAGACGCTTATACTGACGCTAGCTGCAAGAAAACGAAGTG ACAGCTGGCGACAGGACTGCAAGAGCTGTCTGGAGTGTTCGAAGGAAAACGGTTGCCTGCGCTGCTCTGAACGGCTCTTCCTCTTCCTCAACAGAGATGGCATGAGTCACCACGGCTCTTGTCTGCACTCCTGTCCCTCTGGACATTTCGGCCTCCGAGGGAAAGACGTCAACCGCTGTATGA AATGCAAAGCTCCAGAGTGTGAAAGGTGTTTCAACAAAGACTTTTGCATCAAATGTAAAGGAGGACATCTGCTCTTCAAAGGCAAATGCTTCAAAAACTGCCCTGAAGGCACATTTCCCCAGTCCACAGACTGTGTTG AATGCATGTTCAGTCTCATTGGTTTCTGGGGTGAATGGAGCTCTTGTCAACACAATGGCCTGAGCTGTGGTGTCAGATGGGGGCAACAGAACAGGACGCGCATTCTGTCCAGTAAAACGCAGGAAGAGACAGAGACACTGTGTCCACCTCAGACTGAGAGCAGAAAGTGCCGCATGAGGAAGAGATGCCCGAAAG ATAAAAGGAAAAATGAAAGGAGAGAAGAAAGAAGAAAGGCACAGAAAAATTTCAGTAACAGAACCATCACGGACCCACCATGGGGAACGTAA